The sequence GTGAACGGTAATGAAATCAGCAGCTCTTAAGACTTCCTCTACTGTCCCTAACGTAATGCCCATCTTCTTCGCTTTTTCTTCTGACAAAAATGGATCGTACGCAATGACGCTCATCCGTTGTCCTTTAGCTCTTGCAGCTACTTCTGCGCCAATGCGTCCCATACCAATAACGCCAAGTGTTTTATTTTTTAATTCCACACCGATGAATGATTTACGATCCCATTCGCCATTCTTTAATGAATTAAAAGCTTGTGGAATTTTACGCGCAAGTGACATGAGCATGGCAATCGTATGTTCAGCTGCTGAGTTTGTATTACCATCAGGAGCATTGACAACGATAATTCCTCTTTCGGTTGCTGCATCTAGGTCGATATTATCAACACCAACACCAGCACGTCCAATGATTTTTAAGTTTGTTGCTGTCTCGATGATTTCACGTGTGACTTGTGTTTGACTACGGACGATTAAAGCGTCAAAGTCTTTGATTTTTTCTGCAAGTTGTTCAGGTGTATTTGTTGTGTCGATGACAATGTTGAAACCTTCTGCTTGTCGTAAAGGGAAGATACCATCTTCGCTAAGTGGATCACTAATGAGTACGTTAAAAGCCATTTAAATCATTTCTCCTTCGTGTATATAGATTTGTTGTGCTGCTGCAACGCCTGTGCCTAGTGCGATATTCTTGCCGATTTCAATCATTTTGGTTAGCAGTTAATCACTCCTCCTATTTTAGGAATAAAAAAAGCCTTCCGTCCCTTACAAGTAATTGTAAGGGGCGAAAAGCTAGATTAGCTCACGCGGTACCACCCTGATTTACTGTCCACATTACGACAGTCTTCGTTAGCATGCTTAACGGGCATGGGTCGGATTGGCCTACTGTGAATTTCAGCCTATCTATTCCGGAGTGCTACTTTACGTTGAAATCACTGATTTGCACCATCCATCAGCTCTCTTGAGATCTCATCACCTAAAGCATGTCTCCATCATTACAGTTGGAATTGTTATTGAATTTAGAACTTATCATAACAAATGATAAACAAATGTCAAGCGTCTTTTTTGCTTTAGTGCGTTAAATCGCTAAAAAAGTTTTTTGTAAGCGCTTTATACTGAATTCATTCAAAAAAAGAGAGAATGGAGTCAGTTTGGTAGAGGAATTTTGTTAGTAACGGTATCATTTTGTATGACGATGAAATAAGGAGTGCATTCACATAAAAACATTTAATTCGATTCCATTATCTGTGTTGGATCTTGCGCCTATCAATGCGGGGAGCAACGCCAGTCAGTCGTTTAAAAATAGTGTAGAGTTGGCACAACATGTAGAAGACTGGGGATTCAATCGTTACTGGTTGGCGGAGCATCATAATATGCCGGGTATAGGCAGTTCCGCGACATCTGTGCTGATTGGACATATTGCTGGCGCGACAAAACGTATGCGTGTTGGCTCTGGAGGCATTATGCTACCTAATCACGCACCACTTGTTATAGCTGAGCAATTCGGTACGCTTGAATCGATGTATCCAGGGAGAATTGACTTGGGGTTAGGGCGTGCTCCTGGTTCGGATCAGGCGACGGCTTATGCACTGCGCCGAACTTTGCAAAGTACGGGAGATGATTTCCCAGAACAGCTGGCGGAGCTACAAGCGTATTTTGAACCGAATCGTGTAGCACGTGTTCGCGCATTTCCTGGCGAGGGTCTCGAAATACCGATTTGGCTTCTCGGTTCAAGTGGCTTCAGTGCACGGCTTGCCGCACAGGAAGGCTTGCCATTTTCTTTCGCCAGCCATTTTGCGCCGGCCTATGTATTACAGGCTTTGCAGCTGTATCACCAAAACTTTAAGCCATCGAAATTTTTACAAACACCTTATGCTATGCTTGGCGTTAATGTCATTGCAGCAGAAACGGATGAAAAAGCCCACTGGTTGGCGACTTCACAACAGCAGCAATTTCTGAGCTTAACAAGAGGTATGCCCACACAATTACAGCCGCCGATTGATAATATCAACGAGGTGTGGTCAGCGCAAGAACGAGCATCTATTGAGCAAACACTCGATTCGCGTTCAACAATTGTCGGCAGTCCTGAAACGGTTAAACGAAAATTGGAGAGCTTCATTCAAGAAACAAAGGCGAATGAATTGATCATTAACTCGCAAATATTTGATCAGCAAGCACGTTTGCGTTCGTATGAAATGATTGCAGAGATGATGGACTGAATTTATCAAATAAAAGAACCACGATTCATCATAGGATTGTGGTTTTTTTATTTATGTAATTAATTCAGAAAAGTTATTCAAGTAAGTTAGTATTGTGGTAAAATATAGTTGAAATCCATTGTTGCAAGGGGGAACTGACTTGAGCATTATGACAAAGAGAGAAGACGTTATTGATGATTATCATGGCACAAATGTGACAGATCCATATCGATGGCTGGAAAATCCAGATGCAGCAGAAGTGAAAGAGTGGGTGGATGCGCAAAATGAAGAGACTCAGGCTTTTTTAGCGACTTATCCAGAGCGTGAAAATATCAAGGAAAGGTTGACGAAATCTTGGAATTATCCGAAATACTCTGTGCCGCAAAAAGAAGGAGATTATTACTATTTTTATAAAAATGATGGTTTGCAAAATCAAGCCGTTTTTTATCGGACAATGGATTTGGAATCTGATGCGCTTGAGGTTATTATCGATCCTAATATGTTGAACGAAGAAGGAACGGCTGCCATTACCAATCTTGCATTTACGAAGGATGGTCATCGATTAGCTTACGGAATTTCATTGAATGGCAGTGACTGGCAGGAAATTCGTGTGCGTGACTTGCAAACGGGAAAAGATGAGCCTGACGTTATTAAGTGGTGCAAATTCAGTAGCATTGCTTGGAATGAAGAAGGCAGTGGCTTTTATTATAATCGTTTTCCAGAGCCGGGAACTGTGGATCCAGAAGATGAGAGTAATTATAATCGCGTCTATTGGCATATTGTTGGTACTGCGCAACAAGACGATGTATTGACGTATGAAGATACTGTAGATAAAGGGCTGTCTTTCAACCCGTTGTTTTCCGATGATTATCGTTATTTGATTTTATCAGTATGGAAAGGGACAGAAAATAAGAGTCGTATTTATTATCGTGATGAGCAATCTGATGAGGGTTTTGTGCATTTATTGGCAGATGATGATGGGGAATACACTTTTATTGGCAATGAGGGTAGGCTGTTTTATTTCACGACGAATTATCATGCGCCGAAGGAGAAAATCATTGCGGTGCAGTTGGATAACCCAGAGAAAGAGCATTGGGTGGATATTGTTGCTGAGCGCGAGGATGTTTTGACATTCGCACAAATTATTAATAAACAGCTCGTTGTTTGCCATTTGCATAATGCGCATGATCAGCTAAGTGTTTTTGATTTGGAAGGCAAGTTAGTAAAAGAAGTGCCGCTACCTAGTTTTGTGTCGCTGGTAGGTGTGTCTGGCAAGAAGACGGCAGCGACGATGTATATTGGTTATACGTCTTACTTAGTGCCGACGACGATTGCACGTTATGATTTTGCGCAGGATAAGCTTGAGCCTGTGTTCCAACAGTCGACGCTGTTTGATGAGGAAGGTTTTGAAACGACGCAGGTATTTTATCCGTCGAAGGATGGCACGCAGATTCCGATGTTCTTGACGCATCGCAAAGGATTGGAATTGACGGGCGACAATCGCGTGCTGTTGTATGGTTATGGTGGTTTTAATGTCAATTTAACACCAGCATTTTCGCCGTCGCAGCGTATGTGGATTGAGGCGGGTGGCGTGTATGCCGTTGCTAATTTACGAGGTGGTGGAGAATTTGGTGAGCGATGGTACAAAGCAGGGACACTGGAGCATAAGCAGAATGTCTTTGACGATTTTATCGCAGCGGCAGAGTGGTTGATTGAACAGAACTATACGAACAGCAAAAAGCTTGCGATTATGGGGGGCAGTAACGGTGGATTGCTTGTGGCAACCTGTGTCACGCAACGTCCGGATCTGTATGGAGCTGCACTTTGTTTAGTTCCTGTTACGGATATGCTGCGCTATCATAAGTTCACGGTTGGCCGTTATTGGGTGACGGATTATGGCAATGCGGAAGCAAATCCAGAGCATTTCGAGTTCATGTATAAGTATTCACCACTTCATAATGTCAAAGAAGGCGTCGAATATCCACCAACACTTGTGACAACCGCGGATACAGATGACCGTGTTGTTCCATTGCATGCGATGAAGTTTGCCGCAACCTTGCAGGCGGCACAGCAAGGTGAACAGCCAATTCTACTTCGGGTTGAGAAGAATGCGGGACATGGAATGGGTAAACCGACTGTGAAAATTATTGAAGAACAAACGGATATGTATTCGTTTTTATTTAAAACGTTAGGATGAAAAATGCCTGGCACCGATGGAATTTGGTGCTAGGCATTTTTTAATTGGAGAGTATGGGACCATTGGAGGTTACTGTAAATCGTTGCAAAGTTGGGCGATTACGTTATTTTGTTCGCGCAACGTGGATTTTGGGATACAATTTTAGCTGCCTTTGTAACGGCCGCTAAAACGTTTGTACTGCTTTGTCGATCTGTAAGATGAGGAACTCGTGCGTATGGGAGATTTTCACTTTTAACAACGTAATGAGGTCGTAAATTATTGAGTGCTATCGCCATGATATCGTTGATGCATTGCGGACAGTCACAAAATAGTTTCAAATTCACTTTTTGCCTATCAAGTGATTCATAGACAACTTCTTCCATGATGTTATGAAATCTCATTCCTCGTCGCCTCCCGTTGATTTTGTTATTCTTTGTGTCTAATTATATCATCGCGCATTTACTTTGCCACTAATTTGAATATTCGTGACAGTTATGTTCGGGACGACAGAGTAAGTGGCTGTCTAGTCAGTCTATTTACAATAATAAAGCAGGCGGAGAAAATAGTTCGTTTCTCTCTGCCTGCTGCTTTTATGGGGGTGGTCGGGCTTATGCGGTAGTAAATTCGTCTGAACGGTAGTAATCGCCCACAACTGTTCATTTTCTCGCTTTGTCTTGCCGTTCCCAAATCTGGAGCGAGGGATACGGATCAAAGGCCCATTCAATTCGCCCATTATATTTGTACATGCCGTAATGTAGATGGGGAGGGAAACGGCCGGAAGTACCTTCTTTCCCATAGCCAGAACTACCGACAAAGCCGATAATGGTTCTTGGTTCAACGATATCGCCGACTTTAATATCCTTATTGAAATAAGCTAGATGGGCAAAGTAGTGGTACGTATTATGCGTGTCACGAATACCGACTCGCCAACCACCGAATTCATTCCACCCCATTATTTCAATGACGCCATAGGAAGTGGATCGAACGGGCGTCCCATATCCGGCAAAAAGGTCAGTGCCTTCATGGATTCTGCGACCACCCCAGCCTCTGCTCGCACCCCATGTTCCTTTGTAGCTGTAATCGTAGTTTGTGGGAACTGGAAAAGCATGCTCATCCAACTCTAATGTTTCAAAGTGTTGGTATAATTTGGCGATGGCTATGATTTGGTTGACGGTTATTTCACGCCTGTAATAATCCCATAACGCCAATTTGAAATCATCTTCGGTTTGTCCATAAGCGCTTAAGAAAGTCGCCATTGTGGAGAGGATATCTTCTGGATTGTTTGGATCAGCAATGCCATCACCATTACCATCCTGCCCTTGTCCATCGAAGAAAGCGATAGATGCAGGGGATGTATCGGTTTTATTGGGATTGAGAGCGCCGACCCAATAATCCTCAGAATATTGAATGGCGATAGGTCCATCTCTTTTAGGAATATCAGTGCGCACTTGTTGGATATTACGCTCAAATTGATCAATAGCAGCCAAGTAGTACCAAGGAACGGCCATGCTATCAAATTGTAAATACAGCTGCATGCGCTGTTCGTTCGGCGTTTCTTCCTTAGCCACCACAACGGTGTAAAATAATAAAGATAACATGATGATATACGTCGGTAATAAAACCCAGTGACGCACGATAAAACCTCCTTTAATCCGTTTATATAGCATCCCCCAATCGGAATTATTTATGACCATTAAATTTTTTTGAGCCAAGTTCACTGAAAATATGAAATAATAGTTTGGGTAATGATACAATGAGATTGTCTTAACTTGAATCAGCAAATGTTTTTGCTGATTCAAGTTAAGCCTCCGGCGGATGTCACAAATTTTGAAGGGAGTTGTGGAAGGCAACCTAAGTTCGCCGCTTCCTGCGGCAATGGTTGCATACCCGCGTCCTGCGGGCACAATTCAAAATTTGGACGCAATTATGCCTCCGGCGTAATTGATTAAATAAAAAAATAGGAGTGATTTTAAATGGAAAAACTACAATCAATGGAACAATTTGAACAACTGAAAAATGAGGAGCGCACAATTTTTATGTTTTCTGCTGATTGGTGCTCAGACTGCCGTGTGATTGAGCCGATTTTACCTGGTATTGAAGCGGATTATCCGGAATATACATTTATACTTGTGGACCGGGATGAGTTTATCGATTTGTGTGGAGAACTTGATATTTTTGGAATTCCAAGCTTTATCGGCTTCCATAGCGGAGTAGAAGCGGGTCGATTTGTGAGTAAGGATCGTAAAACACAGGCAGAGATTGAGGAGTTTATTAATAGCCTTACAGCATAATTTAGCATATTTAGGGAATGGGAGAGTGCGCTATCTAAAACCATCACGTCCTGTGGCGCGGTGCGAACTTTGACTTAGCGTGGAAAAATCGGTCAATGCGTCTTGGAGAGGCACTAAAAGTATGATTTTAGGTAGACAAGACTTGCGCTGACAATGACTAGGGGGATTTATGAATGAAGCCGATAATTGGGATTACGCCAGATGTGGAGAAAGATGATAAGCACTTCTTGAATAATGATAATATGCAGGCAATTATCCGTGCAGGGGGAGTGCCCCTCATTATTCCGATAGGTAATGGGGAGAACATTGCGCAAATAGTCGGCTTGTTGGACGGCCTTTTGTTGACTGGAGGAAATGATATTAATCCGATATTGTTCAATGAAGAGCCACACACGCACCTGGGTGAGGTTTCGCCAAGTAGGGATTTGTTTGAACTCGAATTGGCCCGACAAATGCTAGCAGCAGATAAACCGATTATGGGGATTTGCAGAGGGCTTCAATTGTTGAATGTTGCCGTTGGGGGGACGTTGTATCAGGATCTTCATCAACAAAACGAAGGGCCGATGCTTCAGCATTTACAAAAGTCGCCTACTACGTATCCGAGTCATTTTGTTCAATTGGCAAAAGGGAGTTTGCTCGCGGAAATTGCAGGTAGTGAACGCATTCAAGTGAATTCATTTCATCATCAGGCGTTGAAAGATGTGCCTTCGGTGTTCAAAGTTTCTGCTAGCGCGAGTGACGGCATTATCGAAGCTGTGGAAAGCGTAGATAAAAAATTTGTACTTGGTGTCCAGTGGCATCCTGAATTGTTAGCAACAAAAGGGGATGCAGTTTCTCTACGGATTTTTGACAGGTTTATTGGTGCATGTGTGAAATAAAGGCAACACTTTGACTGAACTAAGCAACGTTTCCATGAAAATGCACAACGTATCGCAAAAAAGCCGAGCTCATTATGTGCTCAGCTTTTTTCATTCAAATATATCATCATCTTTTCAGGGAAATCCGTAAAAATAGCACTAACACCGACATCTTGCAGTGCTTGGGCATATTGCGCTTCATTGACAGTGAAAGTCCGTACTGGAGTACCACTTTCTAACACTTGTTGAATAGATGGGCGCAGTGCTGTCGGGAAAAACAGATGCAGGGCATCCGCAGGAATGGCCCGCATATAATCGAGGGGCTCCACCAAAACCTCCATAAATAAAGCAGCAGTTTCTAAGTGTGGTGCCAGTTGTTTTACAGTACGAATGGCTTCGTGATCAAAAGATGACAAGACGACTCGGGAATCA comes from Sporosarcina sp. FSL K6-3457 and encodes:
- a CDS encoding LLM class flavin-dependent oxidoreductase, whose protein sequence is MHIKTFNSIPLSVLDLAPINAGSNASQSFKNSVELAQHVEDWGFNRYWLAEHHNMPGIGSSATSVLIGHIAGATKRMRVGSGGIMLPNHAPLVIAEQFGTLESMYPGRIDLGLGRAPGSDQATAYALRRTLQSTGDDFPEQLAELQAYFEPNRVARVRAFPGEGLEIPIWLLGSSGFSARLAAQEGLPFSFASHFAPAYVLQALQLYHQNFKPSKFLQTPYAMLGVNVIAAETDEKAHWLATSQQQQFLSLTRGMPTQLQPPIDNINEVWSAQERASIEQTLDSRSTIVGSPETVKRKLESFIQETKANELIINSQIFDQQARLRSYEMIAEMMD
- a CDS encoding prolyl oligopeptidase family serine peptidase — its product is MTKREDVIDDYHGTNVTDPYRWLENPDAAEVKEWVDAQNEETQAFLATYPERENIKERLTKSWNYPKYSVPQKEGDYYYFYKNDGLQNQAVFYRTMDLESDALEVIIDPNMLNEEGTAAITNLAFTKDGHRLAYGISLNGSDWQEIRVRDLQTGKDEPDVIKWCKFSSIAWNEEGSGFYYNRFPEPGTVDPEDESNYNRVYWHIVGTAQQDDVLTYEDTVDKGLSFNPLFSDDYRYLILSVWKGTENKSRIYYRDEQSDEGFVHLLADDDGEYTFIGNEGRLFYFTTNYHAPKEKIIAVQLDNPEKEHWVDIVAEREDVLTFAQIINKQLVVCHLHNAHDQLSVFDLEGKLVKEVPLPSFVSLVGVSGKKTAATMYIGYTSYLVPTTIARYDFAQDKLEPVFQQSTLFDEEGFETTQVFYPSKDGTQIPMFLTHRKGLELTGDNRVLLYGYGGFNVNLTPAFSPSQRMWIEAGGVYAVANLRGGGEFGERWYKAGTLEHKQNVFDDFIAAAEWLIEQNYTNSKKLAIMGGSNGGLLVATCVTQRPDLYGAALCLVPVTDMLRYHKFTVGRYWVTDYGNAEANPEHFEFMYKYSPLHNVKEGVEYPPTLVTTADTDDRVVPLHAMKFAATLQAAQQGEQPILLRVEKNAGHGMGKPTVKIIEEQTDMYSFLFKTLG
- a CDS encoding late competence development ComFB family protein, with product MRFHNIMEEVVYESLDRQKVNLKLFCDCPQCINDIMAIALNNLRPHYVVKSENLPYARVPHLTDRQSSTNVLAAVTKAAKIVSQNPRCANKIT
- a CDS encoding M23 family metallopeptidase; this translates as MLYKRIKGGFIVRHWVLLPTYIIMLSLLFYTVVVAKEETPNEQRMQLYLQFDSMAVPWYYLAAIDQFERNIQQVRTDIPKRDGPIAIQYSEDYWVGALNPNKTDTSPASIAFFDGQGQDGNGDGIADPNNPEDILSTMATFLSAYGQTEDDFKLALWDYYRREITVNQIIAIAKLYQHFETLELDEHAFPVPTNYDYSYKGTWGASRGWGGRRIHEGTDLFAGYGTPVRSTSYGVIEIMGWNEFGGWRVGIRDTHNTYHYFAHLAYFNKDIKVGDIVEPRTIIGFVGSSGYGKEGTSGRFPPHLHYGMYKYNGRIEWAFDPYPSLQIWERQDKARK
- a CDS encoding thioredoxin family protein — protein: MEKLQSMEQFEQLKNEERTIFMFSADWCSDCRVIEPILPGIEADYPEYTFILVDRDEFIDLCGELDIFGIPSFIGFHSGVEAGRFVSKDRKTQAEIEEFINSLTA
- a CDS encoding gamma-glutamyl-gamma-aminobutyrate hydrolase family protein, coding for MKPIIGITPDVEKDDKHFLNNDNMQAIIRAGGVPLIIPIGNGENIAQIVGLLDGLLLTGGNDINPILFNEEPHTHLGEVSPSRDLFELELARQMLAADKPIMGICRGLQLLNVAVGGTLYQDLHQQNEGPMLQHLQKSPTTYPSHFVQLAKGSLLAEIAGSERIQVNSFHHQALKDVPSVFKVSASASDGIIEAVESVDKKFVLGVQWHPELLATKGDAVSLRIFDRFIGACVK